Proteins from a genomic interval of Antedon mediterranea chromosome 5, ecAntMedi1.1, whole genome shotgun sequence:
- the LOC140050002 gene encoding palmitoyltransferase ZDHHC17-like has protein sequence MSSTDHPPHHHSHNDGLCTCQDSFGVSQSLDELSFERGIWSAALNGEYERVKKLLKTTSVNELDTTGYTALHYASRSGFLTVCSLLLDSGADVNAKTRAGGSTSLHRSAYRGHLDVVKELLKFKADPSNIDEDGRTPLHKAAEGGHRNICEILLQIKPSLKAVTDKRGKQAWHYASDPVLQDFLQEK, from the exons ATGTCATCAACAGATCATCCTCCTCATCATCATAGTCATAATGATGGTCTATGTACTTGCCAGGACAGTTTTGGAGTTTCGCAGTCTTTGGATGAATTGAGCTTTGAGCGTGGAATTTGGTCAGCTGCCCTAAATGGTGAATATGAGAGGGTTAAAAAGTTGCTGAAAACAACATCGGTCAATGAGCTAGATACTACAGGCTACACTGCATTG CATTATGCCAGCCGTTCTGGGTTTCTAACTGTATGCTCTCTGCTACTGGACAGTGGAGCAGATGTAAATGCCAAAACTAGAGCGGGTGGATCGACATCACTGCATAGATCTGCATACCGTGGCCATCTAGATGTTGTTAAGGAATTATTGAAGTTTAAAGCGGATCCTTCAAACATTGATGAAGACGGAAGAACTCCTCTTCACAAA gcaGCAGAAGGAGGCCACAGAAATATTTGTGAAATTCTATTACAGATTAAACCATCTCTGAAGGCAGTAACAGATAAACGTGGAAAGCAAGCGTGGCACTATGCAAGTGATCCCGTCCTTCAAGACTTTCTCCAAGAAAAGTGA
- the LOC140050001 gene encoding ankyrin repeat domain-containing protein 61-like encodes MGNKGSRHRSQLPSFEEDPLKFTTSCILQRRYKTLRKKLKKAEEINWTELIDKRLKEHCEGPLAGLPIPRGLDSKELPLHSIFSMFTVGKYNRTHLRFVKLLVKTGYDPNIKDLQGLTALHHAIQRLLAFDINNELSRKVADAYWYAYKIVDTLCSHGADVNLPHPYTKHNALHLAAKAGLYEAITTLIANGCKVEALDYRKRTPIVVAVENSSAMCVKHLLKYGFANAGVVTPDGHTLLHCAMIDSGWSMSIVQLLVPLSDIDINAKNNRGDTALHIAARRHLDHLIIELIKHGADPDIKNNRGRIPLFEFLDNLSMLSNPQVARVGVGKKLKSSRSFRALVEHTANPSWAIYADRIGNEPNLLSDEYLSELIFVKLNLHQPPDLKHFCRLKIRSCLGIVNILNDKKLIHSIGIPRELEKYICSEKYKSVMHTTNAWK; translated from the coding sequence atgggTAACAAAGGATCACGGCACCGTTCACAACTTCCATCGTTCGAAGAGGACCCATTAAAATTTACAACAAGTTGCATACTTCAGAGACGCTACAAAACTCTACGGAAAAAATTGAAGAAGGCAGAAGAAATAAACTGGACAGAGTTGATTGACAAACGACTTAAAGAACATTGCGAAGGGCCTCTTGCTGGTCTGCCCATACCACGTGGCTTGGATTCAAAGGAACTTCCACTGCATTCTATTTTTTCAATGTTCACTGTAGGAAAATACAACAGAACGCATCTGAGATTTGTAAAATTACTTGTAAAAACTGGATACGATCCTAATATTAAAGATTTACAGGGTCTAACGGCATTGCATCATGCCATCCAAAGGCTTCTTGCGTTTGACATCAACAATGAGTTAAGTAGAAAAGTAGCAGACGCGTACTGGTACGCATATAAGATCGTTGACACGTTATGCAGCCATGGAGCAGACGTCAACTTGCCACATCCGTACACAAAGCACAACGCATTGCACTTGGCGGCTAAAGCTGGACTCTACGAAGCAATAACCACTTTGATTGCGAATGGTTGCAAAGTTGAAGCTCTTGATTACAGAAAACGAACTCCAATTGTTGTAGCCGTTGAAAATTCTTCTGCAATGTGCGTGAAACATTTGCTGAAATACGGTTTTGCTAACGCGGGTGTCGTAACACCAGATGGCCATACACTTTTGCACTGTGCTATGATTGATTCTGGATGGTCAATGTCTATTGTGCAGTTACTCGTTCCATTGTCTGACATTGACATCAACGCGAAAAATAACAGAGGTGACACGGCGTTGCACATTGCAGCGCGACGCCATCTAGATCACTTAATTATCGAACTCATAAAACACGGCGCAGATCCCGATATAAAGAATAACAGAGGTAGAATACCGCTATTCGAATTTCTCGACAACTTATCTATGCTTTCAAATCCCCAAGTCGCCAGAGTAGGAGTTGGTAAAAAATTGAAAAGCTCCCGTTCGTTTCGAGCGTTGGTCGAACACACCGCGAACCCGAGTTGGGCAATTTATGCCGACCGAATAGGAAACGAACCGAATCTTCTCTCGGATGAATACCTGAGTGAACtgatttttgtcaaacttaatCTACATCAACCACCCGATTTAAAACATTTCTGTCGCCTAAAAATAAGGAGTTGCCTGGGAATAGTAAACATTTTGAACGACAAAAAACTCATACATAGTATTGGAATACCTCGTGAACTTGAAAAATACATTTGCTCTGAAAAGTACAAGAGCGTGATGCATACCACAAACGCctggaaataa
- the LOC140049839 gene encoding uncharacterized protein, with translation MCSILQDILEQCNQFGNVFKIIEKKHEGIDVLRKKRKEKQSEISRLRTKINTLKRVVGGKRLEFKDKMEVDLNKGLEDLHELNDSLIKEIVYFEKEKAKMVKEALVDNSQFWLKCTTDSQLIFKAQSQIASSMKESPEPFFFTDENQTIVRNVLEQLKLSNTEVRSEGSPGSSPVLSGDKSQEKSKKSDLFRRLPALPPAWGSYRRTKTPKYGKSNSDTNLSKITESNTCQNKEGEKKSTNPVQRAKTISNFEYDTKATTILSDEEEVVMESGSEEDYVVPNYYNEKAIEGKTPRISLGKLKSIKVAVSSIDDAYIQLEDNDAIYHDIPPTPSDDDDQIPLGVCPLRRKVDRVYQEIPTTTSSPLRQLRPGVVNRTCNLTAGDGYQTMSSIFPIVCPRQNSDDSDYQDMSNRSSQVIEDTYSIPLMNESETGKNMYCGNLILSLFFFETLLRFITNVPVIGSP, from the exons ATGTGCTCCATACTACAGGACATACTGGAACAG TGCAACCAATTTGGAAATGTATTTAAGatcattgaaaaaaaacatgaaGGTATTGATGTATTGAGGAAGAAAAGGAAGGAAAAACAATCGGAAATATCTAGACTCCGAACTAAG ATTAACACACTGAAAAGAGTTGTTGGTGGCAAACGGTTGGAATTCAAAGACAAAATGGAAGTTGATTTAAATAAg GGACTTGAAGACCTTCATGAACTCAATGATTCACTGATAAAAGAAATAGTCTATTTCGAAAAGGAAAAG GCTAAAATGGTAAAAGAAGCATTAGTGGATAACAgtcaattttggttaaaatgcaCGACTGATAGCCAATTGATTTTCAAGGCTCAATCACAAATCGCTTCAAGTATGAAAGAGAGTCCTgaaccatttttttttacagacg AAAATCAAACAATTGTTAGAAATGTGTTAGAACAGTTGAAGTTAAGCAATACAGAAGTACGTTCAGAAGGTTCCCCAGGTTCCTCACCAGTACTAAGTGGTGATAAGTCACAAG aAAAATCTAAGAAATCGGATTTGTTCCGGCGTTTACCAGCACTTCCTCCGGCCTGGGGCAGCTACAGACGAACGAAGACTCCCAAGTACGGGAAATCAAACTCAGACACGAATCTTTCCAAAATCACTGAATCAAATACTTGTCAAAACAAAG AGGGTGAAAAAAAATCGACTAATCCAGTTCAAAGAGCTAAAACGATCAGTAATTTTGAATATGATACCAAAGCCACTACAATATTGTCTGATGAAGAAGAAGTAGTGATGGAGAGTGGAAGTGAAGAAGATTACGTTGTTCCAAATTACTACAATGAAAAGG CCATTGAGGGTAAAACACCAAGAATATCTCTTGGGAAGCTTAAAAGTATAAAAGTTGCAGTTTCGTCAATAGATGATGCGTACATACAGCTAGAAGATAATGATGCCATATATCACGATATACCACCTACGCCGTCAGACGACGATGATCAGATCCCGCTAGGTGTCTGTCCTCTACGCAGAAAAGTTGATAGAGTCTACCAAGAAATACCAACGACGACGTCATCACCTTTGAGACAATTGCGTCCTGGCGTCGTCAACCGAACTTGTAACCTAACTGCTGGCGATGGATATCAAACCATGTCATCGATTTTTCCAATAGTATGTCCACGTCAGAACTCGGACGATTCAGATTATCAAGATATGTCTAATAGGTCAAGCCAGGTCATCGAAGATACATATTCTATACCTTTAATGAATGAATCAGAGACAGGTAAAAATATGTACTGTGGTAATTTAATCTTAAGTTTGTTCTTCTTTGAAACGTTGTTGCGCTTCATAACCAATGTTCCCGTAATAGGGAGTCCCTGA